The Anabas testudineus chromosome 5, fAnaTes1.2, whole genome shotgun sequence region acattgTCACATTATTGTTTACCTTGTATAGGAAGCCAGGTGGATTGTGAGAACTGGAGTCCTCTCCTGGCTCAGCTGTCTCCTGAGTTTCTGGCTCTTCCTCTGAGTCCTCCTGTTCTTTGCAAGTTAAGAGGGTGCGCTTGTCTGTAGAGCGAAACGAGATGCGTGGGGCGGGTACAGGTGCAGACTTGGGTTTGGACTCCTCTGAAGGGGGATCAGATACATTCTCCTGCTCAGGACTCTGTGGGACGTCACTGTCTGCAGAATCTGAGGGATTGGACACATCCTGACTAGCAGCCTCTGACTTTGGGACTCCCACCCCGGAGTCGTCAGACTGGTTTGTAGCAAGCTCTGCTTCTGCCTCTGCCACTGCCTCCTCTAGACTTTGAGCTCCTCCTGTTCTCCTGTTGCTGttctcactgtcacacactgacTGCCTCTTGGGTGTGTTTGTGCCGCTTGAGCTAAGATCAGAGTCTGAAGAGTTGACATCTTTGGATGAGATGCTGCTCTCTTCTGGTAGGCTGGTTTCTTCTGAGATGCTTTGAGCTTGTTGAGCAGGTGAAGAGGGCACGGCGTCCTTTCCATTTTGGGTGGAGGAATGTACGGAGACGTGGTCTGCTGGGAATGCTGTATTGCAGGGAATGGGGTTGGAAATAACCAGGGACTTTCGCTTCTTTGACTTGCCTGAAGTACTATTGGAAGAAGATTTGAAAAAGTAGCATTTGTTACTTGAGATTTAGTGTACATAAAGCATTTCATAAAACTGACCAGTGTCCCAGCACACTGAACCCTTTGGTATTACTTACTTGCAAGACAAGGCATCTCTTGTTAGGAACACTGTAGCCACAGATGAAGAAACATGTACCACAATGCCTTACCTATTCAGACCCTTAATGATGAAAGCTTTTCCCGAGTGTTGAGTCTCCAGTTTCTTCATAATGTTGTAAAGCTCATGGTTCAGCTGCAAAGCAAAGAGtcacataaacaaacagctCAACTTGCAACACAAACATCTCAGTAAATCCAATGCTCAGCTGCAGTAATAACAGTTGTCATGGCATTCTTTacaacatcatttatttcaCAATACTAGTGCGAGTTGGATGAAATAATCAGTGTCATAACTTACCACACTCATTTCCTTATAAAAGACATCTCTCAGGTTTGATATGTTTTGGAACACTGTCACGTAGCAACCTATACGgctacagagacaaacaaagacatgtaaCTCAATAAGTTCCTGCAAGAATAATGTCATGCTTGTAATTTATGTTATCCATAATGTTTTTGGTGCTGCTGCCAAACCAATACTACATTTAAGAGACCAATACCGTTAAGTGGCTGTTAGgctaataaaagaaaatctttaaAACCTCAAAGTGTCGAAGAAGGGTATAAATGGCAGtttttaaactaaagtaaacaaaGTGTGCAAAACATCAATACGTCATAGCTGAATACCTTACGATTTTAGATTCAAGCATTTGATGGTAGAAATCTTCACATATTGATATTTTGAACATCACCCCATACTTTCCACACACTGTATTGTTAAGCTCCAAGTAGTCCAAGTAtgtcttcatattttaaattttaatatgcAACAAGACACTTGCACACTAGTTtaccaaacacagacatgctttCCTTTACTTATCATGATTTAAAACTCCACTCTGAGATTCCACTGATCTAAGGCTATGATTATTTGGAACTGTAAATGGTCGAACATACCTCTGATAGAGAACAGGCAACTCCTCCCTCAGCTCGTTATTAATTTCTTCAAAGACATTCTGGGCCTTGTTGAACTCTTCTTCTGCCTGTTAGAAAGCAATTGAAAAAcagatgtataaaaaaaaaaaaatcgacaGTTGAAACCACTCTATCAGCCAACACGTTATATTATTGATGCCACCTTGGATATTTTGGCTTCATCCTTTTTCTTGGCACTCTGTAAGGCCTCCAGGTGATGACGAGCTGAGTCGTAGTCTACCAGTTTGCGCCCGCGTTTAGCAACCCGTTCCTGAAACACAGGCAGCAGTTTTGCTAAGTAACAATGTCACATTGTAccagcagaggagaacagatTATGCCACCATGTGTCATCGAAAATCAGACAGCCAGACATTTGTTTACACCCTTGCAGGAACTGATTCAAGGTAAAAAGAATAAGGTTACCTTGACCTCAGGAAACTGGCTGGTATAGTTCTCCATTGTGCGGACAATCTGGTCACTCAGTTTCTCTTCATAGTCATTCCACAGCAAGTCTTCACTCTAAAAGAAAGCATTGGTATCTTATTAATGCAACTGTGACACATCTTTCCACCTTAATCAAGGCAAATATTTTTAAGTATGGGTATTCAGTATTTTACAcaaattttatatattttttacctaCACACAATTATTGTGTGTACAGGTCCACTCAGGCCTACAAACCATTATTGCATCTTTCAGctatttgttttggttttatggctAAAACTTTTGGTTAACTCTTACAATTCTCCTCAAGATTGTTTATAGCAAAAGCAGCCTGTTTTTAGTTGTAAAAGCTTTGTTAAACTCCCTGTACAATATGTACCCAGCATCAAACAGACAAGGTTAGCAGCTTTTGGCTGGTGAACATAGAGACTAGATACCtctcctccaaaagtattggaaaagtgaagCCAGTTCCTATTTTtgctaaagacaaaaaacatttgggtttaacatcaaaagatgaagatgaaacaaAAGATTTATTTCCAGTTAGTTACTTCTGTATTTGATACACAACTCAGAAGATAGCaacttttgtttgaacccacccattttttatgcgagcaaaagtattggaaaatgtgactgatagatgtgttttgttgtcctATTAGATTGATTGTTCAAACAATAcatagcactgaatgtctacacCAAGTTTCATATTTCGGTTTTGCCTgtttaaactgcatttatagttaagaggtgtaaccaacatgaagaCCAGAGACctgtctatgggtgaaaaacaagcaattgtgaagctgagagaagatggaaaatcaattaGAGCCATCACACAAACATTGGCCAcagccagtacaaccatttaaaatgatctgaaGTAGAAAGAAACCATGACAGATATTGAATGGATAAACTAAAAAAGGCCACAGCagttgaaaacagaaacattgtgagagctcTATAGAAAGACACTTAGTGACATTATCAACAACTTCAGGTGTtaaggtatcacaatctactgttcacagaagacTCGAACAAACAgtacagacaaaacagaaaatgcaaaccactcattagtAAGATAAATGGGAAGGACAGgctggaattagcaagagacTGACCTctcttttccaatacttttggaggggagtgtaaaTGGACTTGCCATCATCACACTGTTAAACCTGTAAATATGCATTTGTTTGCCAGTGTGTTCACCATGTAAACTGTACAAGGCCATAAGAGGTCAAACACGTGTTATGTTTACCTTGTTGTGGGGCTTGCCCTCATGGGgcctaaacaaaaacaaataaaacagactgATGCTGTTTTAGGTCTTGGACTAATGTTTCCAAATGTGTTCATAACGTATGCGGTGTATACACCAAAAGTGTATCAGCTGCATTTTTGATACATGCTAGTTATGATGACTTCTATTTTCAATGTTGCCGCTTACACTGCATGTGACCCAAAGCACACTTTTATGCTTTGAgttctttttaaaacacttcttgGAATGCAAAAAAATTGataaatactactaatactaatactatactaatcaaaataaactcaaactcaaaaaaGCTATTTGGCTACCAATACTACACATACGCGTATCCTTGTAGAGTTAAGGTTATAACACATAAccaatgttgtttttcttctttaaacttcttaactttaacttttttaactttctttaacacattttcatgacacacctaataaaaacagaaaagacatcacaaccagtttgtcagtcaaagCAATTTAGCCTGAAAATTTAGCCTGACTTACTGAAATAACTCAAATATAATCAAATTATCCATCTTTGCACGTCAGCCCTAAAATATAGCTCAATTAAAGACTCTGAAAGACAAATCATGAAACATACATCTGTGATGACAGCAAGGTCCTCCACTCCGTTCCAGTCAGACTCATAGATGTCTCGCAACGTCTGGGACAGCCGCTTGGATGTCTCATGCACGgctgtggaaaaacagcaggaaattgaagtagcaaaaataaaatcttgtAAATGTAATCATGATTCTACATGAATCTCACACAGCATTGTGGCAGTGGTTTTTAGGGTTGCTGCGCTCACAATGAGAAGGTCAGAACAACAACTGGTTTCCTGACTATGCTCACCAAGCAAGAGCAATAGCTGACAACAGAGAAAAGGGTTTCTTGCACATGAAGCGCTAATGCTGTGCTGAGCctgctgtttttactgcagGATTTTATTTGCTATTGTACAACATGGCAACACAGACAGAATTGCAAAAGTCGAAACCAGAGCCAAGAGTAGAAGAAGTTCACTTcccttttattcatttacactACTGAAAAAAGCGGGTTCCCGTTAACACTGTCTTATGTGATGTGCATGCTTTCTGAACCTACCTTTCACTGCTGCATAATAGGCTTTGACATCTTTAAACAACCGGCTTCCATCCACCTGTGAGCGGAAGAGACAcacaaggcaaacaaaaaaaagctcagAGACACCCAGTAACAGTTTCCCCATTGGCATCTCTGCTTCTTACGCTTAATCATTTCCTTGATAAAGTGATGAAATTAGTGCGTTTCTGTTGATCTGCAGACTgctgctcatgtttttttttttccccctaagtttaaagctgcattcaacCCACAATGCAATTTGACCACAAATTCGACTTTAATTAAGTAACAATCACAACATTTGATGTGGTGATGGTAGCGAGGAAGTGAAAGTAGCGTCTTGCCAGCACATAAGACTTCTTTCCTGTGCTCCTCATGAGTTTTTCACTCCAAAGTGTACTGTTGTACTAAACACAGAATTAGCCGTGAGCAACTGAAAAGTGAAACTACAACATTTTCCTTACTGTGTATTGTGCGacatgtgaaaaaaatatgatcacaatgataataattaacTTAAGTGGAAGCTCAGTGCACTGATGCAGTAATTTCCAAAATGCTAACTAATGCTAACGTTAGCAGATACCAGACCAAGTAGCAGCAAAACCTCTGGGTGTAGTATCGTGAGTAATAGTGCctttaattgctttttaataTAACTTTTAACAACTCAACCAAACAACtaaaaagttaagtttttttttttacttggcaCTAATGCCAATGTAATtggatgttttgttgtgtctggGTGAAAAGTGAAGCACAACCATGCCACCATGGACAACATACTGTACGACCTTCTTTTACTGCAATGATAATGTACTCATTGTACCTGTTGTTTGTTGAGGTTCTGAAAACATAGCTCAAACTGTTCGTCCTTGGTCTCCATGGTTTTGCCCAGTTTCTGAAGGACCTGAGAGGACAACAGAGTTAGAGGTTAGACGCATAAAGGTTTCTAGCATTGATAATACCTACTACTAGAGCTACACCGATAAACTGGTCTGATTGATTTAGCAGCTGATATTAGCTCATTGCAGATATATCTGTAACTTTGAATATGTTGGTCAGTTACCACAGTACAGAAATGCCAAACAAGATTTTAGGAAAAAGTTCATCCATGAAGCAGTTTTTCCCCTACTAGAGTGCTGTTTCAGTTAGTGTTTGtcacattaatataaaaaaatgtaggTATGTCCTGatcaaagttttttttccccccaataCTGGGCATTTGGGCATAATAGCAAACAAATACTTAGACTAGTTCAGAAGTGAAAAGGGGTCTTCATTGTGCTAACCACAGgcaaagcagcaaaaatatcacatttctCCAACATGTCAGATTGTCCTGGATACCATTCCATAGGGCTCTGGGACGCATTTGGTCACTTCTGCAGAGTAAACACTACTGCGTCCTCATGAGTTCCAGACAACAATGCTACAGAAAACTACTTCATTAGGAGCAgcagctcaggtggtagagcagttgtcgATTTCAGGTTCCTCCTAGCTACCTGTTAAgatgtccttggacaagacactgaaaccctgtagtggTGCAGATATgttctgtctggcagctgtccaaccacaatttccccaaggggatcaataaatgATATATGACTTTTGTAGATTTTTCATTAATGGGGGACgtggtgtttgttttgctgtggttGCGGCAAGATAGATGTATCTGGTCCCCAGGCTGATGGACCCACCATGTCGCATGTTCTGTAGTTGAACTCTAAACACATGTGTCCTGCTGGACACCTTGGGGATGCATGTATATGGACAGGTGTAACAGGGATGTGTCTCAACTGTCCACTTGTGATCCAATCAccaaaagacacattttaaaaataagtgtAAACAGGGTCCTACATGTTTAAATTCCCAAAGAATGACCAGTATTGGCTTTAATAATCTAGTATTGATTGGGCTATAATGACTACAACATAAATAGTACTGGATTAATCTGTCAGCGCTCTCTAGTGAAGAAACAGCTATCTAATCATCTTGAACTTTGTTTGGCATTTCTGTACTGCAGTTTCTTGTTGCTCGAGTACACAGATATGCGTATATACGATACATTACAGTTTTCCACGTtcgaaaaagaaaaatctgtagATCCCAAAAACAGGCTTTGGTcttacaacattaaaacacatgcaTACTCCAGCCACACACTGTAGTTGCTATTTTGTTAGGTGGAGCAGTAAAATCAAACATGTCAACCACAGACTGAGTGAGAAAGGCTCAGCGAGCAAGAGGAAGTGCACAGTCAGGAAGTGGTAGCTTTTGTGTCCGCACACAGCTGTACAACACTGAACAGTACCATGGTTTACTCTGGTAAGAGAAAGCCAAAGATACTATTTTGCATTGCTGTTGTGCATCAGCATAAGAGTGTGGCAATCATTCACAATCTAACAACAGCAGCTAATAACACATTGGAGACGAGGCTTACAGGGTGTGGTGTCAACAGTGTGCACTTAGAGAGCTTTCGTTGTCTCCTATGATCCTATGAGCTGTATCACAAGTTTTAAAAACTGCTCTTCTGATGAGATCCAGCTACAGGCTTTGACATGACTGGAGCGTTTCAGTATCTTTTACAACTTGGGGACAGACTCAGATAACGGCACTACACGCTGGGAGGGAAAACTGCAACGGCTACACATTTGTATGAACAGAACACATGAGTTTTCTAAATTGCCAGTGTCTTCTAAAGCAGGGGGTGATgacattaaaccacattttcTGCTAGAACACTGTAAGGGCCCTGTCTGTCCTTGTAACATAAGCTGGAGCTCCTTCGGAAATGCCCCGAACTAAGTAATTCTGAGGGAAAATctgattttgtcttttacaCTAAGCCTCCTTTTGAGCTCAAACCAGCACAGGACAACTGCTTGACAAAACGAGCACAAACAACAGGATGTGTGATGAGTAATCAAAAATGATTAAACTGATCTCAATCTACCACAAAGTTGATTTCTCTGGCTCACCTTCTCCTGAGCTCGACTCAAAGACTTCTGGACCCGTTTGGCAAAGATCCCGGCTCCAGCCTGGAGGTTTGGCCCCGTTTTGTTCTCTGCCATCGTCAACTTTCTCCGGCTTTCTCC contains the following coding sequences:
- the bin2b gene encoding bridging integrator 2b, with translation MAENKTGPNLQAGAGIFAKRVQKSLSRAQEKVLQKLGKTMETKDEQFELCFQNLNKQQVDGSRLFKDVKAYYAAVKAVHETSKRLSQTLRDIYESDWNGVEDLAVITDSEDLLWNDYEEKLSDQIVRTMENYTSQFPEVKERVAKRGRKLVDYDSARHHLEALQSAKKKDEAKISKAEEEFNKAQNVFEEINNELREELPVLYQSRIGCYVTVFQNISNLRDVFYKEMSVLNHELYNIMKKLETQHSGKAFIIKGLNSTSGKSKKRKSLVISNPIPCNTAFPADHVSVHSSTQNGKDAVPSSPAQQAQSISEETSLPEESSISSKDVNSSDSDLSSSGTNTPKRQSVCDSENSNRRTGGAQSLEEAVAEAEAELATNQSDDSGVGVPKSEAASQDVSNPSDSADSDVPQSPEQENVSDPPSEESKPKSAPVPAPRISFRSTDKRTLLTCKEQEDSEEEPETQETAEPGEDSSSHNPPGFLYKGVALESHAASEKGLLQFKQGDVILVLDDAQEEGLVKGIREESWNQHRDVESHSGIFSEKLIQPVQAE